A single region of the Rhizobium grahamii genome encodes:
- a CDS encoding LysR family transcriptional regulator produces the protein MNNPPQFTWDDLQFFLAVARTGQLSTAARQLRTSHATVSRRIDRLEFALKVKLFERNPRGYVMTAMGARFVETAERMEQETERLRADLTDGATQRGIVRLSAPEGFSNFFFAHVLSQFVAHHPNLSLELVTIQQIMSLSRKEADITVALDEPKGGPYFSDKLTDYHLQVYGSRDYLRRSAPITCRDDLLEHPFISYIEEMIFAPGLDYLGDVHPRIKPQFQSSSIFAQLTATRNGLGLCVLPYFFASRYPELERVLPEEVDLRRHYWITCHRDLRQSPRVRAVIDFLREAVTGEDVRFVPPWVKRKIDVEIS, from the coding sequence TTGAACAATCCGCCGCAATTCACCTGGGACGACCTGCAGTTCTTCCTGGCGGTTGCCCGCACCGGGCAGCTGTCGACCGCCGCGCGGCAATTGCGCACCAGCCATGCCACCGTCTCGCGCCGCATCGACCGGCTGGAGTTCGCGCTCAAGGTCAAGCTCTTCGAGCGCAACCCGCGCGGCTATGTAATGACGGCGATGGGCGCACGCTTTGTCGAGACCGCCGAGAGGATGGAGCAGGAGACCGAGCGGTTGCGCGCTGATCTTACCGACGGCGCAACGCAACGTGGCATCGTTCGCCTCAGCGCACCGGAGGGCTTCTCGAACTTTTTCTTCGCACACGTGTTGTCGCAGTTCGTCGCCCACCATCCCAATCTGTCGCTCGAACTGGTGACGATCCAGCAGATCATGTCGCTGTCGCGCAAGGAGGCCGATATCACGGTCGCCCTCGACGAGCCGAAGGGTGGACCTTATTTTTCCGACAAGCTCACCGACTATCATCTCCAGGTCTACGGCTCGCGGGACTATCTGCGGCGAAGCGCGCCGATCACCTGCCGCGACGACCTCCTGGAGCATCCCTTCATCAGCTACATCGAGGAAATGATCTTCGCGCCCGGTCTCGACTATCTCGGCGACGTGCATCCGCGCATCAAGCCGCAGTTTCAAAGTTCGAGTATCTTCGCGCAGCTGACGGCGACCCGCAACGGCCTTGGGCTGTGCGTACTTCCCTACTTCTTTGCCAGCCGCTACCCGGAACTGGAACGGGTACTCCCCGAAGAGGTCGATCTCAGGCGGCACTACTGGATCACCTGCCATCGCGATCTGCGCCAGTCGCCACGGGTTCGAGCCGTCATCGATTTTCTGCGCGAGGCGGTCACCGGCGAGGATGTCAGGTTCGTGCCGCCCTGGGTCAAGCGCAAGATCGACGTCGAAATCTCCTGA
- a CDS encoding branched-chain amino acid ABC transporter permease produces the protein MTEITETLRTEKSRTALSVQAAFLVIGLLLLLLAPFFFYPIFLMKLLCFALFACAFNLLLGYTGLLSFGHATFFGGAAYFTAHAVKEWGFSPELGILVGVVGAAVLGLVMGFFAIRRQGIYFAMITLALSQMFFFFCLQSAFTHGEDGIQSVPRGHLFGLIDLSSSTNMYYFVLAVFIVGILIIWRFINSPFGMILKSIRENEQRAVSLGYSVARYKLGAFVMSAALAGLAGAVKSLVFQFATLTDVAWQMSGEVILMTLLGGIGTLIGPLFGAGLIVTLENYLATSEFPVTIITGVVFMICVLIFRRGIIGEFYASRLGRKLGFVYRR, from the coding sequence ATGACGGAGATCACCGAAACCCTCAGGACGGAAAAGAGCCGGACAGCGCTGTCGGTGCAGGCAGCCTTCCTCGTCATCGGCTTACTGCTTCTGCTCCTGGCGCCGTTCTTTTTCTACCCGATCTTCCTGATGAAGCTTCTGTGCTTCGCGCTGTTTGCCTGTGCCTTCAACCTGCTGCTTGGCTACACCGGCCTTCTCTCGTTCGGCCATGCGACGTTCTTCGGTGGGGCCGCCTATTTCACGGCACATGCCGTGAAGGAGTGGGGATTTTCGCCGGAACTCGGCATCCTCGTTGGCGTGGTGGGCGCAGCGGTGCTCGGTCTCGTCATGGGCTTTTTCGCGATCCGCCGTCAGGGCATCTATTTTGCGATGATCACGCTCGCCCTGTCGCAGATGTTCTTCTTCTTCTGCCTGCAGTCGGCGTTCACGCACGGCGAAGACGGCATCCAGTCCGTGCCGCGCGGCCATCTGTTCGGCCTCATCGACCTCAGCAGCTCGACCAACATGTATTACTTCGTTCTTGCCGTCTTCATCGTCGGCATCCTGATCATCTGGCGCTTCATCAACTCGCCGTTCGGAATGATCCTGAAGTCGATCCGTGAGAACGAGCAGCGGGCGGTATCGCTTGGCTATTCCGTCGCGCGCTACAAGCTCGGTGCCTTCGTGATGTCGGCAGCGCTGGCGGGGCTCGCGGGCGCCGTGAAATCGCTGGTCTTCCAGTTTGCGACCTTGACCGATGTCGCCTGGCAGATGTCGGGCGAGGTGATCCTGATGACGCTGCTTGGCGGCATCGGCACGCTGATCGGTCCGCTGTTCGGCGCGGGCCTCATCGTCACACTGGAAAACTATCTGGCAACATCGGAATTCCCGGTGACGATCATCACGGGCGTCGTGTTCATGATCTGCGTGCTGATCTTCCGCCGCGGCATCATCGGTGAATTCTACGCGTCGCGCCTCGGTCGGAAACTCGGCTTCGTCTATCGCCGCTAA
- the mmsB gene encoding 3-hydroxyisobutyrate dehydrogenase: MARIAFIGLGNMGGPMAANLVKAGHEVTGFDLAATVLQAAEATGVVPASHISQAVSGAEIVVTMLPQGKHVLTAWPDILASVASGTLVIDCSTIDVDSARKAHELARTAGCLSLDAPVSGGTGGATAGTLTFMAGGSDEAFEKARPVLEAMGKKIIHCGEAGAGQAAKICNNMILGISMIGVCEAFALGEKLGLSHQALFDVASTSSGQCWSVSTYCPVPGPVPASPANNDYKPGFAAALMLKDLRLSQEAALSTGASTPLGAEAAQLYALFEKQGNGGRDFSAIIEMLRGRSI, encoded by the coding sequence ATGGCACGCATCGCATTCATCGGACTTGGCAACATGGGTGGGCCGATGGCCGCCAACCTCGTCAAGGCGGGCCATGAGGTGACCGGTTTCGATCTCGCCGCAACCGTTCTGCAAGCCGCGGAAGCAACTGGCGTGGTGCCGGCGAGCCATATCAGCCAGGCGGTCTCGGGAGCGGAAATCGTGGTGACGATGCTGCCGCAAGGAAAACATGTCTTGACGGCCTGGCCCGATATCCTGGCCTCGGTCGCGAGCGGAACACTCGTCATCGACTGCTCGACCATCGATGTCGACAGCGCGCGAAAGGCTCATGAGTTGGCCAGAACAGCCGGATGCCTGTCGCTTGACGCTCCGGTTTCCGGCGGCACTGGCGGAGCGACTGCCGGGACCCTGACGTTTATGGCCGGCGGTTCCGACGAGGCGTTCGAGAAGGCACGGCCGGTTCTGGAAGCCATGGGAAAGAAGATCATCCATTGCGGCGAGGCGGGCGCGGGGCAGGCGGCGAAGATCTGCAACAACATGATCCTCGGCATATCGATGATCGGGGTCTGCGAGGCATTCGCGCTCGGCGAAAAGCTCGGTCTGTCGCATCAGGCTCTTTTCGACGTCGCATCGACCTCATCAGGGCAGTGCTGGTCGGTAAGCACCTATTGCCCGGTGCCGGGACCGGTTCCCGCTTCACCGGCCAACAACGACTACAAGCCGGGCTTTGCGGCAGCTCTCATGCTGAAGGACCTCCGTCTCTCCCAGGAAGCAGCACTCTCCACGGGTGCGTCGACGCCACTCGGCGCGGAGGCCGCGCAGCTATATGCACTCTTCGAAAAGCAGGGCAACGGAGGGCGCGACTTTTCGGCCATCATCGAAATGTTGCGCGGCAGGAGCATATAG
- the ahpF gene encoding alkyl hydroperoxide reductase subunit F, translated as MLDEALKSQLKSYLERVVRPIEIVASLDDSAKSRELSELLNALVSLCDKISVTELHGQNERAPSFALTSPGHDINLRFAGIPMGHEFTSLVLALLQVGGHPPRVEQAIADQIKDLDTDLTFETYFSLSCQNCPDVVQALNLMAVLNPRIKHVAIDGALFPKEVESRQIMSVPTVYLNGQVFGQGRMEIEEIVSKLDTNAAAKAAERLNDRAPYDVLVVGGGPAGAAAAIYAARKGIRTGVAAERFGGQVLDTMSIENFISVRHTEGPHFAAALEEHVRDYDVDIMNLQRASKLVAGKGLVSVELENGAVLRSKTVIVATGARWRQMGVPGEDSYRNKGVAYCPHCDGPLFKGKRVAVIGGGNSGVEAAIDLANIVQHVTLIEFDSKLRADEVLQRKLESLPNVDVVLSAKTTEVLGDGQKVTGLVYENRIAGQRHTLNLDGIFVQIGLLPNTEWLKGTVDLSPRGEVVVDHHGQTSVPGVFAAGDCTTVPYKQIVIALGEGAKASLGAFDYLIRHAETPADAVKAA; from the coding sequence ATGCTCGACGAAGCCCTGAAATCCCAGCTCAAAAGCTATCTGGAACGCGTTGTCCGCCCGATCGAGATCGTGGCGTCGCTGGACGACAGTGCGAAATCACGCGAGCTGTCGGAGCTTCTGAACGCGCTGGTGTCGCTCTGCGACAAGATCTCCGTGACGGAATTGCATGGCCAGAACGAGCGTGCGCCTTCGTTTGCGCTGACAAGCCCTGGGCATGACATAAACCTGCGCTTTGCGGGCATTCCGATGGGACACGAATTCACATCGCTCGTTCTGGCACTGCTGCAGGTTGGCGGCCATCCGCCGCGCGTCGAGCAGGCGATTGCGGACCAGATCAAGGATCTGGACACCGACCTGACGTTCGAAACCTATTTCTCCCTGTCTTGCCAGAACTGCCCCGATGTCGTTCAGGCTTTGAACCTGATGGCCGTATTGAATCCGCGGATCAAGCATGTCGCCATCGACGGCGCGCTCTTCCCCAAAGAGGTCGAGAGCCGGCAAATCATGTCGGTCCCCACGGTCTATCTCAACGGTCAGGTCTTCGGGCAGGGCCGCATGGAGATCGAGGAAATCGTTTCCAAGCTGGATACGAATGCTGCGGCGAAGGCCGCCGAGCGCCTCAACGATCGCGCCCCCTATGACGTTCTCGTGGTCGGCGGCGGTCCTGCCGGTGCGGCTGCAGCAATCTATGCGGCGCGAAAGGGAATCCGGACAGGTGTGGCTGCGGAACGTTTCGGCGGACAGGTGCTCGATACCATGTCGATCGAAAACTTCATTTCGGTTCGTCATACCGAGGGACCGCACTTCGCCGCTGCCTTGGAGGAACACGTTCGGGACTATGATGTCGACATCATGAACCTGCAGCGCGCCAGCAAGCTGGTTGCCGGCAAGGGGCTTGTGTCAGTCGAACTCGAGAACGGAGCCGTGCTTCGATCGAAGACCGTCATTGTCGCCACAGGCGCGCGCTGGCGGCAGATGGGTGTGCCCGGCGAAGACAGCTACCGTAACAAGGGCGTTGCCTATTGCCCGCATTGCGACGGTCCGCTGTTCAAGGGCAAGCGGGTTGCAGTCATCGGCGGTGGAAACTCCGGCGTGGAAGCGGCGATCGACCTCGCCAACATCGTTCAGCACGTGACCTTGATCGAATTCGATTCGAAGCTGCGCGCCGATGAGGTGTTGCAGCGCAAGCTTGAGAGCCTGCCCAACGTCGACGTTGTGCTCTCGGCCAAGACAACCGAAGTGTTGGGCGATGGCCAGAAGGTAACGGGTCTCGTCTATGAGAACCGCATTGCCGGGCAGCGACACACGCTGAATCTGGACGGTATCTTCGTCCAGATCGGCCTCCTGCCGAATACGGAGTGGCTGAAGGGCACTGTCGATCTCTCCCCACGGGGCGAGGTTGTCGTCGATCATCACGGCCAGACGTCGGTGCCCGGCGTATTTGCCGCCGGCGATTGCACGACAGTGCCTTACAAGCAGATCGTCATTGCCCTGGGTGAAGGCGCAAAAGCGTCTCTCGGTGCGTTCGACTATCTGATCCGTCATGCGGAGACGCCGGCGGACGCGGTCAAGGCCGCATAA
- a CDS encoding LysR substrate-binding domain-containing protein — protein MTLRELEYLIALAEHRHFGKAAEVCLVTQPTLSIQIRKLEEALGAPLIERTPRAVMLTPFGQDAVERARRIMAEIGEMKAAALRSQNPGCGTLKLGIFPTLGPYLLPHVVPRLRAAFPDLETLLTEEKSDSLLMRLRDGTLDPAILALPVNDERLKSELLFEERFLLAVPAAHRLAKRTHLSLNELQGLDLMLLEDGHCLRDQALDVCRLSGASERASFRATSLETLRQMVSADVGITLLPELATHYPVRGNIRLLNFEDDSPSRQLALFWRSGSAMGGFLKDVAALVREVAQDLLAEAPDGQSVTRLRAGAAG, from the coding sequence ATGACACTTCGAGAGCTTGAGTATCTGATCGCCTTGGCGGAGCATCGGCATTTTGGCAAGGCGGCGGAAGTTTGCCTTGTCACCCAGCCGACACTCTCGATACAGATACGCAAGCTCGAGGAGGCGCTGGGAGCGCCGTTGATCGAACGCACGCCCCGGGCGGTGATGCTGACGCCATTCGGGCAGGATGCGGTCGAGCGGGCTCGGCGCATCATGGCCGAGATAGGCGAGATGAAGGCTGCGGCGCTTCGCAGCCAGAATCCGGGCTGCGGCACCCTGAAGCTCGGGATATTCCCGACACTTGGGCCGTATCTCCTGCCGCATGTCGTTCCGCGGCTGCGGGCAGCTTTCCCGGATCTCGAAACCCTGCTGACGGAGGAAAAGAGCGATAGCCTGCTGATGCGGCTGCGGGATGGCACGCTCGATCCCGCCATCCTTGCTCTTCCCGTCAATGACGAGCGGCTGAAATCCGAGCTGCTTTTCGAGGAGCGATTTCTGCTGGCCGTGCCAGCGGCGCACCGCCTTGCGAAGCGTACTCACCTCTCCCTGAACGAGCTTCAGGGGCTTGATCTCATGCTTCTCGAAGACGGTCATTGCTTGCGGGATCAGGCTCTCGATGTCTGCCGGCTGTCAGGCGCGTCGGAACGGGCGTCCTTCCGCGCCACCAGCCTGGAAACCTTGCGCCAGATGGTCAGCGCCGATGTCGGAATAACCCTCCTGCCCGAACTTGCGACGCATTACCCGGTCCGCGGCAATATCCGCCTTCTCAATTTCGAAGATGATTCACCAAGTCGTCAGCTCGCGCTTTTCTGGAGAAGCGGCTCGGCAATGGGAGGCTTCCTGAAGGATGTCGCGGCGCTCGTGCGCGAGGTCGCGCAGGACCTGCTTGCGGAAGCGCCTGACGGTCAATCCGTAACGCGGCTGCGCGCAGGCGCAGCCGGCTGA
- a CDS encoding branched-chain amino acid ABC transporter permease, producing MTMIFGIPLQAFMGQLLIGLINGSFYALLSLGLAIIFGLLRVINFAHGAQYMLGAFAAYLLLAYVGIGYWPSLILAPIIVGVAGAVIERLFLRRLYDLDPLYGLLFTFGLALAVEGTFRYLYGSSGQPYAPPAALTGAVNVGFMFLPIYRGWVVVVSLVVCLGTWLLIEKTKLGAYLRAATENATLVQAFGVNVPVLLTMTYALGAGLAAFAGVLAAPIYQVSPLMGSSMIIVVFAVVVVGGMGSIMGAIITGYVLGIAEGLTKVFYPEASNIVIFVIMAIVLLIRPAGLFGRDA from the coding sequence ATGACGATGATCTTCGGCATTCCGCTGCAGGCGTTCATGGGCCAACTGCTGATCGGCCTGATCAACGGTTCCTTCTATGCGTTGCTGAGCCTTGGCCTCGCCATCATCTTCGGCCTGCTGCGCGTCATCAACTTCGCCCATGGCGCGCAGTACATGCTCGGGGCTTTTGCGGCCTATCTTCTGCTTGCCTATGTCGGTATCGGCTACTGGCCGTCGCTGATCCTGGCGCCCATTATCGTCGGAGTGGCGGGTGCTGTGATCGAGCGGCTCTTCCTGCGCCGGCTCTATGACCTCGATCCGCTCTATGGCCTGCTCTTCACTTTCGGTCTGGCACTCGCCGTGGAAGGGACTTTTCGCTATCTCTATGGCTCTTCCGGCCAGCCCTATGCGCCGCCAGCAGCCCTTACCGGTGCGGTCAATGTCGGTTTCATGTTCCTGCCGATCTATCGCGGCTGGGTGGTCGTAGTGTCGCTGGTGGTCTGCCTGGGTACCTGGCTTCTGATCGAAAAGACCAAACTCGGCGCATATCTCAGAGCTGCCACGGAGAATGCCACGCTCGTCCAGGCGTTCGGTGTCAACGTGCCGGTGCTGCTGACAATGACCTACGCGCTTGGCGCTGGTCTTGCCGCCTTCGCGGGCGTGCTGGCAGCACCCATCTACCAGGTGTCGCCGCTGATGGGTTCCAGCATGATCATCGTCGTTTTCGCCGTTGTCGTGGTTGGCGGAATGGGCTCGATCATGGGGGCGATCATTACCGGCTACGTCCTCGGTATTGCTGAAGGCCTGACCAAGGTCTTCTATCCGGAGGCGTCCAACATCGTGATCTTCGTCATCATGGCGATTGTTCTTCTCATCAGGCCCGCGGGCCTCTTCGGCCGGGATGCATGA
- a CDS encoding DMT family transporter yields MQLQPTASGVKNAVLVGVALMLLGDLLFALNDAMGKWLVTNFSLGQVLLIRSLGCFIVLGPLLVKQGPEKLFRVERKGLQVLRVLFATLDVGLFYAAVAYLPLADVMTFYMAGPIYVAALSHFFLNERIGWRRWLAVLVGFCGVVIALRPSSAMLSLPSLFGIVGSLSFSMSLVLNRYLRNTSDTTLVTWQMLAALVVGVVLSIGSWQPTTPIELGSMLALGVVASCAHLLITRSLKLAPASLLAPLQYTLLIWAIAFGYAFFGDIPDMYVIVGGAIIVVAGLFIFHRKNLLETVSVEAVPVDGH; encoded by the coding sequence ATGCAGCTTCAACCCACGGCATCGGGCGTCAAGAACGCCGTTCTGGTCGGGGTCGCCTTGATGCTGCTTGGAGACCTTCTCTTTGCGCTGAACGATGCCATGGGTAAGTGGCTGGTGACGAACTTTTCGCTCGGGCAGGTGCTTCTTATCCGTTCGCTCGGCTGCTTCATCGTGCTCGGACCGCTGCTGGTCAAGCAGGGGCCGGAGAAGCTGTTTCGCGTCGAGCGAAAGGGCCTGCAGGTCCTGCGTGTCCTGTTCGCCACGCTTGATGTCGGCCTCTTCTATGCTGCCGTTGCCTACCTCCCGCTCGCGGACGTTATGACGTTCTATATGGCCGGGCCGATCTATGTCGCTGCCCTCTCTCATTTCTTTCTGAACGAGCGTATCGGCTGGCGCCGCTGGCTCGCCGTCCTCGTCGGCTTCTGCGGCGTCGTTATCGCCCTGCGTCCATCTTCGGCGATGCTGTCCTTGCCATCGCTTTTCGGTATTGTCGGCAGCCTGTCATTCTCGATGTCGCTGGTACTCAACCGGTATCTGCGCAACACCAGCGATACGACGCTGGTAACCTGGCAGATGCTGGCCGCGCTTGTCGTCGGCGTCGTTCTGTCGATCGGGTCGTGGCAGCCGACCACGCCGATCGAACTCGGCAGCATGCTGGCGCTCGGCGTCGTCGCGTCCTGCGCGCACCTGCTCATCACCCGCTCCCTGAAGCTTGCGCCCGCTTCGCTGCTGGCGCCGCTGCAATACACGCTGTTGATATGGGCGATTGCATTCGGATACGCTTTCTTCGGCGACATTCCTGATATGTACGTGATTGTGGGAGGGGCAATCATCGTTGTGGCGGGATTGTTTATCTTCCATCGGAAGAACCTGTTGGAGACTGTCTCGGTCGAAGCGGTGCCGGTGGATGGTCACTGA
- a CDS encoding ABC transporter substrate-binding protein, protein MRKNLIASLAFLLASSTAVLADGASDGKVKIGILNDQSGVYADFGGKSSVEAAKMAVEDFGGKVLGVPVEIVDADHQNKPDIASNIARQWYDTEQVDAIMELTTSSVALAVQAVAKEKKKIDIVTGAATTDLTGKACSPYGFHWAYDTHALAVGTGGALVKQGGDSWFFLTADYAFGYSLEQQTSDFVKANGGKVVGSVRHPLSTQDFSSFLLQAQSSGAKVIGLANAGLDTANAIKQAAEFGITQGGQHLAALLFTLAEVHGLGLEAAQGLTLTEGYYWNLDDKSREFGKKFFARTGKMPNMIHAGTYSAVLQYLKAVDKAGTDDTEAVAKQLHELPVDDVFGRGGTVGPNGRMIHDMYLLQVKKPADSKEPWDYFNVLATIPGKEAYIDPAKSGCTLAN, encoded by the coding sequence ATGCGAAAGAATCTCATTGCGTCGCTGGCATTTCTGCTTGCAAGCAGCACCGCTGTGCTCGCCGATGGTGCATCCGACGGCAAGGTAAAGATCGGTATCCTGAACGATCAATCCGGTGTCTACGCCGACTTTGGCGGCAAGTCCTCGGTCGAGGCAGCCAAGATGGCGGTTGAGGATTTCGGCGGCAAGGTGCTTGGCGTTCCTGTCGAGATCGTTGACGCCGACCACCAGAACAAGCCCGATATCGCCTCCAACATCGCCCGCCAGTGGTATGACACCGAGCAGGTCGACGCGATCATGGAACTGACGACCTCGTCGGTGGCGCTCGCCGTTCAGGCCGTGGCGAAGGAAAAGAAGAAGATCGACATCGTCACCGGCGCGGCCACGACCGACCTGACAGGCAAGGCATGCTCGCCCTACGGCTTCCACTGGGCCTATGACACCCACGCCCTTGCCGTCGGCACAGGCGGCGCGCTCGTCAAGCAGGGTGGCGACAGCTGGTTCTTCCTGACGGCCGATTATGCGTTCGGCTACTCCCTGGAGCAGCAGACGAGCGACTTCGTGAAGGCCAACGGCGGCAAGGTGGTCGGATCGGTTCGCCATCCGCTCTCGACGCAGGACTTCTCCTCGTTTCTGCTGCAGGCGCAATCATCTGGCGCCAAGGTGATCGGCCTCGCCAATGCCGGCCTCGATACCGCCAACGCGATCAAGCAGGCAGCCGAATTCGGCATCACCCAGGGCGGCCAGCATCTGGCGGCATTGCTGTTCACACTGGCCGAGGTGCATGGCCTTGGCCTTGAAGCAGCGCAGGGCCTGACGCTGACCGAGGGCTACTACTGGAACCTTGACGACAAGAGCCGCGAATTCGGCAAGAAGTTCTTCGCCCGCACCGGCAAGATGCCGAACATGATCCATGCGGGTACGTATTCGGCGGTCCTCCAGTATCTCAAGGCCGTCGACAAGGCCGGTACGGACGATACCGAAGCCGTCGCCAAGCAGTTGCACGAACTGCCGGTCGACGATGTCTTCGGCCGCGGCGGCACCGTTGGCCCGAACGGTCGCATGATCCACGACATGTACCTGCTGCAGGTCAAGAAGCCTGCTGACAGCAAGGAGCCGTGGGACTATTTCAATGTCCTCGCGACCATTCCAGGCAAGGAAGCCTATATCGATCCCGCCAAGAGCGGCTGCACTCTGGCGAACTGA
- a CDS encoding SDR family oxidoreductase → MPTQKVALVTAGGSGMGAAAARRLAADGFKVAILSSSGKGEALAAELQGVGVTGSNQSNEDMQRLVDLAMSNWGRIDVLVNSAGHGPRAQIIEITDEDWHKGLDVYLMNVIRPTRIVTPIMQAQKSGAIVNISTAWAFEPAAMFPTSAVFRAGLASYTKIYADTYAADNIRMNNVLPGWIDSLPGTEERRDSVPMKRYGTSEEIAATIAFLASEGAGYITGQNIRVDGGLGRSV, encoded by the coding sequence ATGCCAACGCAAAAAGTAGCGCTCGTGACAGCTGGTGGGAGCGGAATGGGAGCAGCGGCGGCACGCCGGCTCGCGGCGGATGGTTTCAAGGTTGCCATTCTGTCGTCGTCGGGCAAGGGCGAGGCATTGGCCGCGGAACTTCAGGGTGTGGGCGTCACCGGTTCGAATCAATCGAATGAGGACATGCAGCGTCTCGTCGATCTTGCCATGTCGAACTGGGGGCGGATCGATGTCCTGGTCAACAGCGCAGGCCATGGACCGCGGGCGCAGATCATCGAGATCACCGACGAGGATTGGCACAAGGGGCTCGATGTCTACCTGATGAACGTGATCCGACCGACACGGATCGTCACGCCGATCATGCAGGCGCAGAAGTCCGGCGCGATCGTCAACATCTCCACAGCCTGGGCGTTTGAGCCCGCCGCGATGTTTCCGACATCCGCAGTCTTCCGTGCGGGCCTCGCTTCCTACACCAAGATTTATGCGGACACTTATGCGGCAGATAACATCCGCATGAACAACGTGCTGCCGGGCTGGATCGACAGCCTGCCGGGCACCGAGGAACGACGCGATTCGGTCCCGATGAAGCGTTATGGGACGAGCGAGGAGATTGCCGCCACCATTGCTTTCCTCGCGTCTGAAGGCGCGGGTTACATTACCGGCCAGAACATCCGTGTCGACGGTGGCCTGGGGCGTTCGGTCTAA
- the ahpC gene encoding alkyl hydroperoxide reductase subunit C, which translates to MSLINTAIKPFKAQAYKQGKFVEVTDVDTKGKWAVFFFYPADFTFVCPTELGDVADHYAELQRLDVEVYSVSTDTHFTHKAWHDSSETIGKIQYTMIGDPTGTVTRNFNVMRESEGLADRGTFVVDPDGVIQAMEVTAEGVGRNAADLLRRIKAAQYVRAHPGEVCPAKWEEGEKTLAPSLHLVGKI; encoded by the coding sequence ATGTCCCTCATCAACACCGCAATCAAGCCCTTCAAGGCCCAGGCTTACAAGCAGGGCAAGTTCGTCGAAGTGACCGACGTCGACACGAAGGGAAAGTGGGCGGTTTTCTTCTTCTATCCTGCGGACTTCACGTTCGTCTGCCCGACCGAACTCGGTGATGTCGCAGATCATTACGCCGAGCTTCAGCGTCTTGACGTCGAGGTCTATTCCGTCTCCACGGATACCCACTTCACGCACAAGGCGTGGCACGACAGCTCAGAGACGATCGGCAAGATTCAGTACACCATGATCGGCGACCCGACCGGCACCGTAACGCGCAACTTCAACGTCATGCGCGAAAGCGAAGGCCTTGCCGACCGCGGCACCTTCGTCGTCGATCCTGACGGCGTGATCCAGGCCATGGAAGTGACGGCGGAAGGTGTTGGCCGCAACGCCGCCGATCTGCTGCGCCGGATCAAGGCAGCCCAGTATGTCCGCGCGCATCCGGGCGAAGTATGCCCTGCGAAGTGGGAAGAGGGCGAAAAGACGCTCGCTCCCTCGCTGCACCTCGTTGGCAAGATCTGA
- a CDS encoding ABC transporter ATP-binding protein, with protein sequence MATLLDVQGLNAWYGESHILHGVDMRIGEGETITILGRNGVGKTTTLRTITGIVRSRKGKLTFAGEDMMQVPLHKTAHRGIGFVPEERGIFSTLTVSENLLLPPVVASGGMTVDEIYELFPNLYERRTSPGTKLSGGEQQMLAIARILRTGVRMLLLDEPTEGLAPVIVQRIGEVLKQLKQRGMTILLVEQNFRFASKIADRFYLMDHGQMVSEFPVGELPERMDTLHKVLGV encoded by the coding sequence ATGGCGACACTTCTTGACGTCCAGGGGCTGAACGCCTGGTACGGCGAAAGCCACATCCTGCACGGTGTCGACATGCGGATCGGCGAAGGCGAGACGATCACCATCCTTGGCCGCAACGGCGTCGGAAAGACGACGACGCTGCGCACGATCACCGGCATAGTCCGCTCCAGAAAGGGCAAGCTGACCTTCGCCGGCGAAGACATGATGCAGGTGCCGCTGCACAAGACCGCGCATCGCGGTATCGGTTTCGTTCCGGAGGAGAGGGGCATATTCTCGACGCTGACGGTGTCCGAAAATCTGTTGCTGCCGCCGGTGGTCGCTTCGGGAGGCATGACGGTTGACGAGATCTACGAGCTGTTCCCGAACCTCTATGAGCGCCGCACCAGCCCGGGCACAAAGCTCTCGGGTGGCGAGCAGCAGATGCTGGCGATCGCCCGCATCCTGCGCACCGGCGTTCGCATGCTATTGCTCGATGAGCCGACCGAGGGCCTGGCGCCTGTCATCGTCCAGCGCATCGGCGAGGTGCTGAAGCAATTGAAGCAGCGCGGCATGACGATCCTGCTCGTCGAGCAGAATTTCCGCTTCGCTAGCAAGATCGCAGACCGCTTCTATCTTATGGACCACGGGCAGATGGTGTCGGAATTCCCCGTGGGCGAATTGCCGGAGCGGATGGATACGCTGCACAAGGTGTTGGGAGTATGA